From the genome of Peromyscus maniculatus bairdii isolate BWxNUB_F1_BW_parent chromosome 19, HU_Pman_BW_mat_3.1, whole genome shotgun sequence:
CTAGTTGATGTCTCCTACcattttgttgtgttgttgttattgctccACCCTGTCCACGATCTCCCTCAAAAGgacagggaggaaaaggaagacgtGTTAAATAAATATTGTCCTTATTCCCATCATTCCACCTTCCATACATCTACAATCTGAAAATCCATATGAGTCCAAAGACCCCATTTGTTGCTCATTAACACTATAATCATCATTAACACgaataggaaaaggaaaagcctgAGACTCTGTCTTCATGACTAATTAGAAGGAACCTTCTGTTCCCTCTATCTAGAGTTGGGTGTCATGTTAAGGGCCATGTGTCATATCTGAGAGAGATGAAATTTCTCTTCAAAAAAATAGTGTGGAAAAGGATTATTATGAACCCAGAATCATTTTCTGCAGATTGATTTTAGGAAAAGAATACAGAAGACCTTAAAACAAACTTCCTTAAAGCTACTCATAAACATACAAGTATACGCTCTGTGGAAAGCTGTCACATACTCCATTCTGAACTTCTTGAGTCTCTTCTGCTCATATATCGTCTTTCCTGAACCAATTcaagacttcttttctttttttcaatcatAGAATCTCAGGGCCTGGAGGAGGATTACTGGACATTTCCAAGGAGAACCCGAGGAGGTGCAGATGGTACCACGGTCAGACTGTTGGAATGGTATGGAGGAGCTTGTTTCCAGTCTGCTTAGTGCTACTGCAAGTAGTTCCACTGTAAACAACAACTCTTGATAAAGGTCCCTGACCCTTTGTTGGTAAAACAAGGGTCTCATTGCTCCCTAGGCCCAAAAGATTAATGTTGAAAACTGCCTTTCCAGCGGTTTCCAGGTGATAGATGTGAGTGAGGCAGGGAGTGAGAACAGATGAAGAAGGCATGTTTCATGCCAAGGCAGGGTCCGCTGTATCAGCTGTTCTCCTATTGTTACAGCGGCCATTTTTCTACCTAGATGTTTACATGGACTCTCTCAATTTGTAAGCACTTGCAACTAAACAACACTCTTAAAAAACACAGTGTAGACAAAGTAAGGGGTCAACAGGTTATATCTGGTCCCTAGTTGTTTGGCCATCTGCTCTCCAAGGCGATATGGTAATACTTTTTTTGCCACTGGTGAGAGAACAAAGTCTTTGATCAAAGTCTGGGGCTCCTGCTTGACTCCAGCCAGCCTCCAAATGTAGCCTTGCTCTGCCATAGCAGGTATTAACCATTAACAGTTTAATGGCTGCTCCTGGAATGATTCTTGTATGTTTACAGTGGATGGCAGGGTCAACAATCTATCCCTGTAAGCTTATGGAGGCTGTATAAGCCGTCTTCAGTGACCTCCCAGAATaccacaggattttttttttcagaactgtaAACATCATGCATTCCAACTTCTGTGTTTTTACAACTGCTGGCAACTATTTCTTTGGGGGGTACCAGCACTCTGATTAGTAAATGGAAGCTCCATGGCCTCCAGTCTTGGTTTAGACATGCTCCTCATAACCATGGTCTCCAGAGCTCCAAGAACTTTCAGTTGAAgaagcatctgtaattccaggttTCAGATTTTcttatatacacaatatataagaAACCTACAATAAACCCTAGGTTGTTTTTACTAGAGATGGtgtattatttcaaaattatgtcCCCAAATTCTTTAGTTTTCCCCATTTCAAGAGATGTAACTTGAGTTTCTATCTTGTAGAGTATACCATAAGACTGTAAACTTAATGGCTAATTTACACGAACAGAATATGGTATTCGGTTTGGGGATATCGTTTGTTTGctttctagtttctttttctttttttctggtctctgattgtaaaccaagctggcctgaaactcactgtgcaAATGAGGCTGACCCAAGCTGATGGCAATCCTTTGGACTTGACTCCTTAGTTCTGtgattatagatgtgagccaccatcccAGCACAATGGTGAGGTCTGAGACTTGATCAGAGTTACTTGGGCTTGTTCCTAGCTCTTTTTTGGGTGTGgtatggggtggtggtggtggtgttggtggcggcggcggcggcggcggcggcggtgtgtgtgtgtgtgtgtgtgtgtgtgtgtgtgtgtgtgtgtgtgttgctgtagATAAAATCCAAGGTTTTATGCATGCAAGGCAAGCTATTCTACCAACTCAATGATATTCCCAAACATCTCTTGATATATTCTTTAGGAGGGCAGAAATTATGGGGACATCTAGACAGCTCTGCCCAAAGACCTGTGTATAGAGGGACTgagatgctgtggtggtttgaaaaaaaatggctcccaaagggagtgtcactattaggaggtgtggccttgttggaggaagtgtgtcactgtgagagcgggctttgaggtctctttttctcaagtttccctcagtgtgacagtcagtcgacttcctgttgcttctgaGTCAAggtgtagcactctcagctccagcaccacatctgcctgcatgctgccatgctccccttcatgatcataatggactgaacctcaggTATTGTAAGTGAgtcaccccaactaaatgttttcttgtaagagttgctgtggtcatggtgcctcttcacatcAGTGGTAAACCCCAAGATAGGTGCCAGGCCAACAGCCAAGGGAGTGGGCGTGGTTCTCCAACCCCAACCAGAACATCAGGTAGCTGTAGCATCATTTGACATCTGGGCTGCTAGGAGATACTAAAAACCACCAGCTATACTACTCCAGAAATCCTGACCTGTAGAACCTGTGGGATATGAAAGTATATGGTTTCAATATGCAAAATGTGGTTGCCACCTCTTTAGTAGCAACAGATGATTAAGATAGACAGAAATCAAATAACAGAGAAATGCCACCCCAATGGCCCAGTCTCATCATCCCTTCATAATCTTAATTTGATAAGGCAGAGTATATCCCCTCATAGCTGCGATACCCATCCAAGCAAAGGGAGCTTGTTGAGTAGGAAAGTAAGGATTGTTTCTAAGTAGAAAGGTAATGAAATAAAAGAAGACCTTCCTTTATATGCAGAGGCATTAGCCTCTGGGTGTGTATACAGGTGCTGGCATCTCACCTGAGATGTGCATTAATTTCAAATTAAACCTAAAAACCTCCAATTTATAAGATATCTCTTGACATGCACGATCAGGAGCCAGGGTCTTCCCCCAAAGCATCTCTGTCCACCCTACTGAGGATACACTCCCAGTGTGGGGATTGTAAGacctctctatttctctctctctctctctctctctctctctctctctctctctctctctctctctctctctctctctctctctgtctctctctctctgtctctctctctctctgtctctctctcactttagAATTCTGTTCTTTATCCTCTACTGAGTTGAAATCTCAGTATCTACCGTACACCAGTCGATTTTGAAGCTGTTCCATAAATCAAGGGGATGCTTCTGTCCCATGATGAATGAGAAAAGCAGTAGAAATTTCTCAACAGACAAGATGGCAAATGGGGCTAGAACCATCTGATGTTCTGGCTGGGGTTGGAGAACCATGCCCATTCCCTTGGCTGTTGGCTGGGTAACTCAGTCCCTTTACTCATAGGTGTCTCTTAGAGTTATCTAGATGTTCCCATAACTTCTGCCTTCCTAAAGAATATATCGAGCCGggtagtggtacacgcctttaatcccagcactagggaggcagaggcaggcagatctctgtgagcttgaggccagcctggtctacaagttgagttccaggacagccaggactgttacacagagaaaccctgtctcaaaaagccaaacaaacaaacaaacaagaatacatTGAGAGGTTTGGGAATATCATTGAGTTGTTAGAGTAGCTTGCCCTGCATGCATAAAACCTTGGATTCTATCTATagcaacacatgtacacacacacacacacacacacacacacacacacacacacacacaccccacacacaaaaaagagctAGGAATAAGCCCAAATACCTATGGAGTATGAATCCCCCAATTTTGTTTTCAGAGTCACTTGAGACCTCTAAAAGGCTCTGATGATGGCATCTTATCACCCACAGGGTTCTGAGTGATTACATACCTACACATTAATGGCTTAAACGCTTAGTTCAGAATTATATCCTCTTACACATGTAAGCCTTTTCTCTGTGTGAAGGTGCAAACACTTCAGAGTGGGTCACCATGGCAAGGACGGGGTGAGAAAGTACATTCTGAGGTGTGTGGGAATGCCCTAGAAAGAAAATGTCTAGAAATGAAAGGATTTGGATTTAACTCTCCTTTGTGACCAAGGCAATGATGTTAATACCCATCTTAATAAGCCCCTACCTTGCCCCTAGTCTCATAAAACCCTCAAAGAGAAAATTCTTGAAAGGTACATCTTCTCCCTTCTAACACTTGGCCGGGTGTGAGAGGTCCTGGGAACGCAAAATAACCATGGATCTGCATAGGCATTAAAAAGTATGACTGCAATGACGGGCCACACCACAGGTGTCTTACAGCTTGCATATTTATTGAACCAATACTACTAAAATAGCTCCAATACATTGGGTACTTACGAGAGCAACAGTAAGGACCACATGTTACAAAGGCTGCGTCTCCAGCGGTGCGCAGCTGCAAGTCTACATAAATGCCACAAATGCACAATACTGTTTTCTTGCTCTATTTACATATCTGATATATCTATCCTAACAAAGgtggggggtaggaggggggggGATGCACGAGAAACTCAGGCCAGTGGGAGGAgcgagaagagaaggaagaaggacagTGCATGCGTCATTGGTGTTTAACAGTCAGAAGCGCAAACAGTTCAGAACAAGGCCTGCCCTGTCAAAGGAAGAGCTAAAGACGTTATATAAAAATTAAGGTGGGCTTTCAGTCTGGCCAACACAACAACATTCCGTGAAGAGATGGCATTATcggattttatttttgtttatccatttcaCTGGGAGCAAGGACAAAAATGTAAACTCTACACCTTGCTTATCAAAACTGCCCCCCAAAAAGGTGTTTTGCCTTTTATCAacgtcatcattatcatcattttcTAAAGACATTTTTTCCAATTTCAACTTTGGGACAGGTATAATTTTCAAATTCCTACTCGGATGTCAGTACTTGGATTTGTTTTTCCCACATGGCACTTATTGAAAAAGAGTGGACCTTTACCCCCCTGAATACCAGTCAAACAAAAAGAATCCAAAGAGATACCTCGAGATGCCTGGGGaattattgcttttcttttttctaagtcAGGCAGGTGAGGCTGCAGAACGGAAGAGTTCTGGTAGGTACATTACAGTTTTGTGATTGCTCCCGCTAACGTGACTGCACATCCACCAGAGCCAGCCATGAGGGGACAGCCCCTCACCCTCCTGGTAGCATCCGCTCAACCTACAACACTGAAGAAGAAAGCCACACTGAAGACACAAGGAAAACAAGACGATCCAGTCTAGAGAACAACATTCGGGGAAACAGAGTACCAACAACACCTTCTCAgaacatggaaataaaaaataactccATCAGAGCTACCTCGCCAAGGAGCATGTTGAAAGTCCAAAATAGCACCATTCATCAGTGTCTCAGGTCCTGTGGCAGCATCTCGGTCACTTACCACCAGGAAACAATGGGTTTCAAACTACTTCTATACATCAAAAGAGTACATGGATAAAATATAGATATACAGACAATTGATGAACATAAACTACTAGGCTTGTTACAtctaagtgagaaaaaaaaaagtggggggactCTCAGCCTCTGCAAGAAGCCGTCGGGAGCCACGTGATGAAAAGGTGGGAGTGGACCAGTCATGTGAGAGCAGAGGGAGTCTGAGTTGTGGAAGACATTGTTGTGGCGAACCAGGCCTGAGGGCCCACCTGTGGGGGGTTGTAAACGTGGATTCACAGTGTGAAATTCTGAGTATTTTCACTTGCGTCTGAATGATTAGAAACTGTTTTGATGATACCTATTTGTCCACTGTAAATTCTCTAAAGCAAGGCTTAGAGTCCCATAGTTTCTTCTTATATTTGATgatttacacagaaaaaaaaaaaatcccatatatGATACCAAGACCTCATCAAAACCCCATACACCATATGCAATACAAATGGAGGTGTTACAATTAAAAAAAGTAGAGGTAACTGATATTCGGGGAGCAGAACTCATGGCTGCCTGGTGGAGTCAGAGAGGCAGCGCTGGTCTCCTCCATCTTCTTATGGTTCACTTCCTTTGGCACAGGAAGTCTTCCCTGCAGggaacacagacagagagacagacagacatacacacacaaagatatactTAGTCACTTTTTAAAccatttgaaacttttttttttgcttcttctaCCCACTTTTATCCTTGAACTTGTGCTATTTTGCAAACAGTTTATATATTAACAGTATTCCCTTGAATGTAAATATTAGGTCAGTGGGCGGTGAAGCAATTAAAGACCAGCTTTCCTTTGCTTGTGCAGAGGCAAGTGTTTCTGTCATGGTGGTGGCACTGTTCCTCAGAGTCAGATCTCTGGGAGAGTTGCTAGTCCTAGACAGCACCCAGGATCAAACTGGATTGGGAATGCACATCAGAGTACCAatacactttttaaagatttattttatgtgtgtataagcatttgcctgcatgtatgtacgtgtACAGCATGTATGTcagtgtccatggaagccagaagagggtattggatccctggaactgtagttacagatggttgtgaaccatgatgtggatgctaggaactgaactcaggtcctctgccagaacaaaaagtgttcttaaccactgagccatctttctagactcctatttttttatttttcagtgagtGATGTGATGGAGGGCTGACAGTAGTCTATTTTCCATTACACAATAAAGACTTTAAATATCACGGTGCATAAATCTCCCTGCGTGAACTTTCTATAAGCAGCTGGCACACTTCATCTAAGCGCTAATGTCGGGACTAAAATGGTACCCAAGATCCAAGTGTTTGAGATGCACACAATGGAAGGGAATCCCAGATGGCAGCtgtaggaaagagaaggagagtggGAAACTACATCCAGAGGATGGTGAGATTCAGGCAGCCTAGAGCTCAAGTCTCTCCTTACAGAGCTGACGACTGAGATGACGGCCCCACGGATGGCTGAGGACCACCGCTGTGCCGCGTCGGCTGACACACTGATGGGGAAGTGCAGCCCCCACCAGAACCCAGCAGCAAAGAGAGCAGGACAGCGGGGACCACTGAGCAACTGACACAAAAACTTCATTCATTCGAAGAGGAAGACGGCATGCCCCATCCAGACACCCTCACAGTGAAGACGAAGGTCTCTCTTAATTAAACCGTTACTTATTGGTGTTTTCTTAGGGAGGAAATAGCCTTTGTGGGTTttaagtgtttcttttctttttttctttttctttttatcttttttcctcaGGTTATAGGTTCTAACAAGAAAGTTTCAGTGAAGTTACCTGGATGGAAGTGCTTGGATTGAAGTGATATTCTGATTTTGTGACTTGTAAATTATCACATTTGAATCTATATTGAGGATGAATTTGGGAGGCAGGAACTTCCAAACAACCTGACACATTTGAATCTATGTTGAGGATGAATTTGGGAGGCAGGAACTTCCAAACAACCTGAAGCTGAGTACTATTTCCAGTAGCCTCAGGGTAGATCACACAAGCTGAAGAAACAACACCTACTGCGTTCGACACCCAGTGTGCCTACAACTTTGAAAGCATTTCCACGTATTCCCTATGTGAAACACACACAATGTGCCCCTTAACGATCCAGCCTAGGTTGTGATGGTGTTTTGGTATCAGTAAATAGCCAGAAAAATATAATTCTTCACACACCATTAAGGGTCTAAATAAAATTCCTCAAAGCATATTATTGGGGCACTCAATAATAGTGTGtaaaacatagtaaaaattaGTAGTTTTCAACCTTGAAATTTGGTATACAACccacaaattaagaaaagaaatccatTGATATTTTCCAAGCAATGCCGCCACCTCATCTGACCAGTTAGTGCAGCCTTGAAACCGTTCCAAAGTCAGCACACTGCTGTGTCTTGCTTTATGAGACTCAGTACCACTAACCTTTGACCTCCATGGAAAACACACTATAAAATGAAAACCGAGAGCTAGGGAAGAGTATTTCAGATCTGAATTTAGCACTAGCATGACTTTGTCTCCCTCAGGCACTTCGTCACTCATTATGGTTCTGAATGCTTGCACTCATTACTGGATTTTGAAcctacagagagaaacagaaaccaaaacagtCCCTACCCAGTCTGCCCTTAATTAACTTGTTCTAGGGGAGACACCCAAGTAACCGCATGACAGAAGACCATCAGTAGGTCATGCAGAGGCATGCTACTGAAAGACCTTGAGGGCTAATAAACTAAAACGCCTTCAAGGGGAGGAACTCCCAAAGAGATGGCTCTCTGCAcctcctccctggagcctggatttACTAGATTACAATCCTCTTCTTTGACTCCTACCATTCTGTTGTAAAGAACTGTCTGTGTCCAGCATACCTTTTCCCCAGAAGTCAGGCCTTAGGATAGTTGAGGTCAAACAGGCACCTTTCTCcatcatccacacacacacaatgattctTGTGAGGCAGAGGGCCCTGAGTAATCTGCAAGTCTGAGGGTGGGGGCAAGCAGAGATGCTCCGTGTCCACAACAGGCCTGCTTTGCCAGAAGCTACCTCCAGATGGATAGAGTTCCTCCCAATGACTGCTGGCTCAGTCCCAGTTACTAAGTAATGTGCTTTGGACCAAGTATATTGAGATTATCTTTCATGCAGGTATGCAAAGGTGTGCTTTTCTAGAAGTTTCCTTCTGGACAAAGGACAAGTATATTGTGCTTAAAATACCACTGCATTTTTAgagaagaaataacaaaagagctgagggtgtggctccAACTACCTACAGCGCCCACCCTAGAGCATGCTTTGACGGAGGCACAGAGTGAAGGGACGCACCACTGACCTCACACCTCACTGAGGACCCTCAGCTAGTCTTTCCCACTTGGTTGATATTGCCAACATCAAAGGCTGCTGTAGGGAGGGCTGATCCTTTTTCACCCTCAGCTGCTTCAGGGGAATTATGACCTGATTTGGCCCAGAAAAGAATGTCTAAGGACaaaaatacacatgtatatgtagaaataattttaaagggtGAGGCATGTAGCCAGTGGCAGAATATGTGCCTAGCATGGGTTCTACCTCTAGCACCttcaaagcaacaacaataataataaataatagtagtaatgaggaggaagaggagtgggtGATGGTAGTGTTAAATGGTTAGATTGCTACTGCTGTATGTGGTGGTGCTGGAGTTGTGGGGTGCGGATGAGTTCTGTACTTCAGTTCTTTTCTACTCCAGCTCAATAAGACTAGCACAAGTTGAGTTCCATCCGGTCCCATAAAATTCATTCCGTTCATCTGCATTTCTGCCAAAAGTTTCAACTTGACCTTCAGAAAGTCTCTGAAAGTCTAAAAATGACTTagaattgttttctttccatGTCAACTGCCAGAGGACAGGACTGCGATTTCTAAAAATTCTGTCAATAATGGGAACTGCCTAAATCATTTAGTGTAAATCAGGTCATCTCATACAGGAAAATGACAGCAATGTTACATCTGGGGTGGTACCATTGCTCAATGACATGAAACTTTGATTTTGGGGGGTGGGAAtaatattgtatgtgtatgggtcttTGGCCTGCaacatgtctgtgtactatgaGCATATAGTGCCCacgaggccagaagtgggcactgggtcccctgaaactggagttaaagacagttgtgagccaccatgtagatgctgggaatcgaacccttaccctctggaagagcagcagaactcttaaccaccgagccatgtctccagccccaagaaactGCTtaatggaaattttattttcaatggaTTTTTTCTTTCTCGTGAAACTAGCTGATCAGTGCTAAGAAGCACAATCCTTCCATTGAAGGTCAAACTAATATTTACTGTAGTCCAAAGTATGTACAGGGAAAACTGGTGACTTACCTTGTaggttatgtttttaaaaatatgttatttcCAAGACCAGCACAGAATTATATTAGTGGGTGATTCTGGGAGTGTACAATGGACATTAAGATGAAATGGAGTAAGCCTGatctatttctttgtgtgtgtttatgcttcAAACTTGAAAACGGGGTTCACGGACAGCAGCTGGGGCTCTTACCTTAGTGAGACTTCCCTCCATTTCCTTGTATGGAAATGGTTCTTGGCTGACCCAGACCAAAAGTTCTGGGTAGTAAACCTATGGAGAcataaaagcacacacattcaaatCACAAGGTCCATCCTGAAACCACATGGCCTCACCCCCACAAGCTCAGTTCTCAAAGATGACTCTAGATTCTAGGCTGTCCtcttgcccccccctccccccactgtcTGCTCAGAGCACCAGGAAACTCATTACATGTTTTCCCAATATGTACTGCACACAGAGAGCTTTGGCTAGTCTTCCAAGATGGAGTCCAACAGAGCAGAGATATCAATCGACGTTAGCTACAGAAGGCAAAGTGGCAGTTGAACGGCATGTATGGCAGGGTGCACTAAGGGGCCATGGAGAGCTTTCAAAGCATCTTCCATTCCATAAGTATCTTTGCAAGCCTCAATGTTTATGACATAACCATTCGGGTGGTGATCAACACTGTTAGGAGTTATCCTTCATTTATGAGAAggttgaagaagaggaggagggcagaaATGTCTTCTATTCTCCCCAGCTCCATGCGGCCACTCACACCACACTGTATCCAGCTCCCCGAAGCAGCCTAGTATCTGAGAGAGGGGCAGGGAGCTGGGCAGCTGCGCAATGAATGATTCAGATAATAAGAGTTGATGAATTCTGAGGGTGGGcggaggtagagggagggaggcaagctGAGCAAGTCTTCTTTAAATATACAAAGGGTTATTAGCATAAGGCTGCTGACCAGCTGTTCTCTATTTCCAGAAAGCAAGATGGAGAGaatggggtggggcggggcgggggaggcTTAAAACTACAAATTGCAGATTTAGGTCAGCTATAAGAAAGAACTTGGCACAAGAATCGTTAAATTACTAAATGAATTTAGAGTGGAAAACTGtgaaatcttctttaaaaaaatttagaaacagaATCCAACAGCCATCTGTCAGAACTAATTCACATTTGATACCGTACTGCCTGAAGAGAGGGATGAAATTAGAGGAGACGCCTTCCAGATCCAAGTTTTGTAAATAAGCCTCCTGTACAGTAACTATTAAGAAGCGTATCTCATTAACAGGTTAACGAAGAGACTCAGGAGTCATTCTCAGTTCTGGAAGTACTAATTGTT
Proteins encoded in this window:
- the Nrep gene encoding neuronal regeneration-related protein isoform X2 is translated as MVYYPELLVWVSQEPFPYKEMEGSLTKGRLPVPKEVNHKKMEETSAASLTPPGSHEFCSPNISYLYFF